In a single window of the Subtercola sp. PAMC28395 genome:
- a CDS encoding DNA-3-methyladenine glycosylase, with protein sequence MTGPPIELPGEPADAALFEQSAIVVAPLLLGAVLSRSSPDGVVALRITEVEAYLGQGDDPGSHSFRGQTRSNSAMFGDPFHLYTYFTYGMHTCANIVCSPVGTASAVLLRAGEIIEGETLARARRGAAVAVRDLARGPARLTKALGIPLSDGGVRLDQAPYELRMPGHPLPFATSSRTGVSGAGGTSTYPWRFFLPGEPTVSPYRRHQTVPLADVTPPRIGGRPGTEGSQGSAR encoded by the coding sequence ATGACGGGGCCCCCGATCGAGCTGCCAGGTGAGCCCGCAGACGCCGCACTCTTCGAGCAGTCGGCGATCGTGGTCGCCCCGCTCCTTCTGGGCGCGGTTCTCAGCCGATCGTCGCCTGATGGGGTCGTCGCGTTGCGCATCACCGAAGTCGAGGCGTACCTCGGTCAGGGCGATGACCCGGGTTCGCATTCGTTCCGAGGCCAGACGCGCTCGAACTCGGCGATGTTCGGCGATCCCTTCCACCTCTACACGTATTTCACCTACGGAATGCACACCTGTGCGAACATCGTCTGTTCCCCAGTGGGCACGGCAAGCGCCGTGCTGCTGCGGGCGGGCGAGATCATCGAAGGCGAGACGCTCGCCCGCGCCCGCCGCGGTGCCGCGGTTGCGGTCAGAGATCTGGCGCGCGGCCCGGCCAGGCTCACCAAGGCGCTCGGCATTCCGTTGAGCGATGGGGGAGTGCGGCTCGACCAGGCACCATACGAGCTGCGGATGCCCGGGCATCCATTGCCGTTCGCCACCAGTTCACGCACTGGCGTCAGCGGGGCGGGCGGCACAAGCACCTACCCGTGGCGGTTCTTCCTTCCGGGGGAGCCGACCGTCTCGCCCTACAGGCGTCACCAAACTGTCCCGCTCGCCGACGTGACACCGCCTCGTATCGGAGGGCGGCCCGGCACCGAAGGCTCGCAGGGCTCGGCGCGCTGA
- the tyrS gene encoding tyrosine--tRNA ligase, protein MPASVTLSSQKNDPSFGSVWEELKWRGLVHVSTDEAELGSLLAGDPITFYCGFDPTAPSLHLGNLVQLLVMRRLQLAGHRPLALVGGSTGLIGDPRPTAERTLTARDTVAEWVGYLQTQISRFLSFDDVNAARLVNNLDWTAPLSAIDFLRDIGKYFRVGTMLKKDAVSARLHSDAGISYTEFSYQILQGLDYLELFRTYGCVLQTGGSDQWGNLTSGTDLIRKAEQASVHAIGTPLITNSDGTKFGKSEGNAIWLDDRLTSPYAFYQFWLNTDDADVVERLKIFTFLSRAELDRLAAATESEPFRREAQRTLAYEVTSLVHGTDATDAAIAASAALFGQGELSDLAEPVLRQALAEVTAIEAGADVPVTELLVQTSLCASLSEARRAVDQGGVYANNVKISSPAELSGALADRGIIVLRRGKKSFAGVFVA, encoded by the coding sequence GTGCCTGCCTCAGTGACCCTGTCTTCCCAAAAGAACGATCCGTCGTTCGGCTCAGTGTGGGAGGAGCTGAAGTGGCGAGGCCTGGTGCATGTGTCGACCGACGAGGCCGAGCTCGGTTCTCTGCTCGCCGGTGACCCGATCACGTTCTACTGCGGTTTCGACCCGACCGCGCCGAGTCTCCACCTCGGCAACCTGGTGCAGCTGTTGGTGATGCGCCGGCTGCAACTTGCCGGCCACAGACCACTGGCACTCGTCGGCGGGTCGACGGGTCTCATCGGTGACCCTCGTCCCACGGCCGAGAGAACGCTGACGGCGAGGGACACGGTGGCCGAGTGGGTCGGCTACCTCCAGACCCAGATCTCAAGGTTTCTGAGTTTCGACGATGTCAACGCCGCTCGGCTCGTCAACAACCTCGACTGGACAGCACCGCTCAGCGCCATCGACTTCCTCCGCGATATCGGCAAGTACTTCCGTGTCGGCACCATGCTCAAGAAAGACGCAGTCAGCGCGAGGCTCCACTCTGACGCCGGAATCAGCTACACCGAGTTCAGTTACCAGATCCTGCAGGGGCTCGACTACCTCGAACTCTTCAGAACCTACGGGTGTGTACTTCAAACCGGTGGGAGTGACCAGTGGGGCAACCTCACCAGCGGCACCGACCTCATCCGCAAGGCGGAACAGGCGAGTGTGCACGCAATCGGCACGCCGCTCATCACGAATTCCGATGGTACGAAGTTCGGCAAGAGTGAGGGCAATGCGATCTGGCTGGATGATCGGCTCACCAGCCCGTACGCGTTCTACCAGTTCTGGCTCAACACCGACGACGCCGACGTCGTCGAGAGGCTCAAGATCTTCACCTTCCTGAGCCGCGCCGAACTCGACCGCCTGGCCGCGGCCACAGAATCCGAACCGTTCCGGCGGGAGGCCCAGCGCACGCTCGCCTACGAGGTCACCTCTCTGGTGCATGGCACAGACGCGACGGATGCTGCCATCGCAGCCTCTGCAGCCCTCTTCGGCCAGGGTGAGCTCTCCGATCTTGCCGAACCGGTACTTCGGCAGGCCCTTGCTGAAGTCACGGCCATCGAGGCGGGCGCTGACGTTCCTGTCACGGAACTACTGGTTCAGACCTCGCTCTGCGCATCGCTGAGTGAAGCGCGTCGTGCGGTTGACCAGGGTGGTGTGTACGCGAACAACGTGAAGATCTCTTCACCGGCAGAACTGTCTGGTGCTCTCGCTGATCGGGGCATCATCGTTCTGCGTCGCGGCAAGAAGTCCTTCGCCGGCGTCTTCGTCGCCTGA
- a CDS encoding HAD-IIA family hydrolase: protein MVALFTKKVSDGGLLAAPIDGVDVLLADLDGVVYKGKGAIDHAVGALSRAAGSGIRVGYITNNASRTDAQVAEHLSSFGLSVGAADVVTSPQAAVRLLSGLVPAGSTILVVGGIGLTSEVERAGFSVTRQADDLPAAVIQGFSPDVGWKDLAQASFALHRGIPWVATNTDWTIPVEGGIAPGNGTLVSAVHTAVGILPVVGGKPEKAIFDAAVARFGAENPLFIGDRLDTDIIGANRAGMRSVQVLTGIDGPKQLLAADKDSRPTFILDDLRGLFEPYPDVQVADDLLSATAGKAVVRLRGNSLEVAKAGDSGVNRLRAACSLLWASGRPIYGLVVAPELYS from the coding sequence ATGGTGGCGCTCTTCACGAAGAAGGTGAGTGACGGAGGGCTGCTTGCTGCTCCGATCGATGGTGTGGATGTTCTGCTCGCCGACCTCGACGGGGTGGTCTACAAGGGCAAAGGTGCCATCGACCACGCCGTCGGTGCCCTGAGCCGCGCCGCGGGTTCCGGGATTCGCGTGGGCTACATCACGAACAACGCGTCGCGCACAGACGCACAGGTCGCTGAACACCTTTCCAGTTTCGGTCTCTCGGTTGGAGCTGCTGATGTCGTGACCAGTCCGCAGGCTGCCGTTCGGCTGCTTTCGGGGCTCGTGCCGGCGGGCTCCACGATCCTGGTCGTCGGGGGTATCGGGTTGACCAGTGAGGTCGAGAGGGCGGGATTCAGCGTGACACGGCAGGCGGATGACCTGCCCGCGGCCGTCATCCAGGGCTTTTCGCCTGATGTCGGCTGGAAAGACCTTGCTCAGGCCAGTTTTGCCCTCCACCGAGGAATTCCGTGGGTGGCCACCAACACCGACTGGACCATTCCCGTTGAGGGCGGCATCGCGCCGGGCAACGGCACGCTTGTGTCTGCGGTACACACCGCTGTGGGCATCCTGCCCGTCGTGGGCGGAAAGCCCGAGAAGGCGATCTTCGATGCAGCCGTGGCTCGTTTCGGTGCGGAGAATCCGCTCTTCATCGGCGACCGTCTCGACACAGACATCATCGGCGCGAACCGCGCAGGAATGCGATCCGTGCAGGTGCTCACCGGCATCGATGGCCCGAAGCAGCTGCTCGCCGCGGACAAGGATTCCCGGCCGACCTTCATTCTCGACGACCTGCGCGGGTTGTTCGAGCCGTACCCTGACGTGCAGGTCGCAGACGATCTGTTGTCGGCGACCGCGGGCAAGGCGGTCGTGCGTCTTCGTGGGAACAGTCTCGAGGTCGCAAAGGCCGGCGACTCTGGCGTCAACAGACTGAGGGCCGCGTGCAGCCTGCTCTGGGCATCCGGTCGCCCGATTTATGGGCTGGTCGTAGCGCCTGAGCTCTATAGCTGA
- a CDS encoding TlyA family RNA methyltransferase, which produces MVDNTFSEEPRDEHDEALVSSRLDSALTTSGLARSRNQAAQLIADGLVSVDGVVIVKPSARVNAGQELRVEGDDHYVSRGAGKLVAALDAFAAVGVAGRIALDAGASTGGFSQVLLERGVAKVISADVGHGQLSPIVSADPRVSVVEGYNIRYATPESLAQVSGVTDAPTLVVADLSFISLTTVLPALVAVAADGADFVLLIKPQFEVGRTGIREGVVRNAGLRADAISAVLWAAFDLGLGTSGIISSPVLGNAGNHEYLVWLSATAGSNPTEWLDVVFDLSGAHTP; this is translated from the coding sequence GTGGTTGACAACACCTTCAGCGAAGAACCCCGCGACGAACACGATGAGGCACTCGTCTCGTCCCGCCTGGATTCCGCACTGACCACCAGCGGCCTGGCGCGCTCCCGCAACCAGGCGGCCCAGCTGATCGCCGACGGCCTGGTCAGCGTCGATGGTGTCGTCATCGTGAAGCCGTCTGCGCGCGTGAATGCCGGCCAGGAATTGCGCGTCGAAGGTGACGACCACTACGTCAGCAGGGGAGCGGGCAAGCTGGTGGCCGCGCTCGACGCCTTCGCTGCGGTGGGCGTGGCCGGTCGCATTGCCCTCGATGCCGGTGCTTCCACCGGCGGTTTCAGCCAGGTACTGCTCGAACGAGGTGTGGCGAAGGTGATCTCGGCCGACGTGGGGCACGGGCAGTTGTCGCCGATCGTCTCTGCTGACCCTCGGGTGAGCGTCGTCGAGGGCTACAACATCCGGTATGCAACGCCGGAATCCCTTGCGCAGGTTTCTGGGGTCACGGATGCCCCCACCCTCGTCGTCGCGGATCTCTCGTTCATCTCGTTGACGACGGTGCTGCCGGCGCTGGTCGCGGTCGCCGCAGACGGTGCTGACTTCGTTCTGCTGATCAAGCCGCAGTTCGAGGTCGGTCGCACGGGCATCCGGGAAGGTGTCGTGCGGAACGCCGGGCTGCGCGCCGACGCCATTTCGGCGGTGTTGTGGGCCGCTTTCGACCTCGGGCTCGGTACTTCGGGCATCATCTCCTCCCCAGTTCTCGGGAACGCTGGGAATCACGAGTATCTCGTTTGGCTCAGCGCAACCGCAGGCAGCAATCCGACAGAATGGTTGGACGTCGTCTTTGACCTTTCAGGAGCACACACCCCGTGA
- a CDS encoding NAD kinase, producing the protein MTRSRYILVVLHTGRRDSVEAAIRVCDQLVASGVVPVLAPSDLADIAARLTDASVIGVLGDNVDLGDLELVIVLGGDGTILRAAEVVRGCSVPLLGVNLGHVGFLAESEREDLTESVERVLSGDYIVEERMTLDIVVTSNDEVIYEDWALNEATVEKASRERMIEVVIEVDGRPLSSFGCDGVVMATPTGSTAYSFSAGGPIVWPSLDALLFVPLSPHALFSRALVIGPESVLAVELLERAPGAGVLWCDGRRGFDLPSGSRVESRRSSVPVRLARLTHGPFSDRLVQKFALPVQGWRGPVRRGE; encoded by the coding sequence GTGACACGATCCCGCTACATTCTCGTCGTGCTGCACACCGGTCGACGGGACTCGGTCGAAGCGGCCATCCGGGTGTGCGACCAGCTCGTCGCCTCGGGGGTCGTGCCCGTGCTGGCCCCGAGCGACCTTGCCGACATCGCGGCGCGACTCACCGATGCCAGCGTGATCGGGGTACTGGGTGACAATGTCGACCTCGGCGACCTCGAACTCGTGATCGTTCTCGGTGGCGACGGCACCATACTGCGCGCGGCCGAGGTGGTTCGGGGGTGTTCAGTGCCGCTGCTGGGCGTGAATCTCGGCCACGTGGGGTTCCTCGCAGAGAGTGAGCGCGAAGACCTGACCGAGTCGGTCGAGCGGGTGCTCTCCGGTGACTACATCGTCGAAGAACGAATGACTCTCGACATCGTGGTGACCAGTAATGACGAGGTGATCTACGAGGATTGGGCTCTCAACGAGGCCACAGTCGAGAAAGCCAGCCGGGAACGCATGATCGAGGTGGTCATCGAGGTCGATGGCCGCCCACTCTCGTCGTTCGGCTGTGATGGAGTGGTGATGGCGACGCCCACAGGCTCGACTGCCTACTCGTTCTCGGCCGGCGGGCCGATCGTGTGGCCGAGCCTCGACGCGCTGCTGTTCGTTCCACTCAGCCCGCACGCCCTGTTCTCACGAGCGCTCGTGATCGGTCCGGAGTCCGTTCTCGCCGTCGAGCTGCTCGAGCGTGCGCCGGGGGCCGGTGTGCTCTGGTGCGACGGTCGTCGGGGTTTTGACCTTCCGAGTGGGTCGCGGGTCGAGTCACGCCGGTCGTCGGTGCCGGTGCGCCTTGCCCGGCTCACCCACGGGCCGTTCTCCGACAGGCTTGTTCAGAAGTTCGCCCTGCCTGTTCAAGGTTGGCGTGGCCCTGTGAGACGCGGGGAGTGA
- the recN gene encoding DNA repair protein RecN yields MIDEITIRDLGVIAEAVLPLGPGFTAVTGETGAGKTMVVQALGLLMGERAVAGQVRVGSPQSWVEGRWRIPTVGPVADRVNDAGGQIDELGADELGADGLGAHGLGELILTRSVSGEGRSRAIVGGRSAPVGVLSELGERLVVVHGQSDQLRLRSSTQQRLALDRFAGTEFRALLEKYESEFRGWQELRRERDELVSQREDRLREADALRTAVAEIELVGPESGEDVALAERASRLTNLEDLRVAAAGAREAVSSDELDGRPDTVTLLDSALRQLERVSAHDGALEPIVESLASASFLVAEISTQLSSYLAELDTDGGAELDDVQERRAELSVLARKYGPSLDDVIGFFASAGPRLLELDNDSDRIDALSAAVAEAESVVLELAAELTVERVRAAEQLSTLVSGELAALAMGGSQLMVEVTQGVEPTPSGRDTIAFLLASHEGAEPRPLGKGASGGELSRIMLAIEVVLAATDPVPTFVFDEVDAGVGGASAIEIGRRLARLAVGSQVIVVTHLAQVAAFATNHLSVVKDSDGAVTESSVQQLQGEERVAEMARLLSGLPDSESGLAHARELIELAAESRRQWRS; encoded by the coding sequence GTGATCGATGAGATCACCATTCGTGACCTCGGGGTCATCGCCGAGGCCGTGCTCCCGCTGGGGCCTGGATTCACCGCGGTGACCGGTGAGACCGGCGCGGGCAAGACCATGGTGGTGCAGGCTCTCGGACTTCTGATGGGCGAGCGCGCAGTCGCAGGCCAGGTGCGCGTGGGCAGTCCCCAGAGCTGGGTCGAAGGGCGCTGGCGGATTCCCACGGTCGGCCCGGTCGCCGATCGGGTGAACGACGCCGGCGGCCAGATCGACGAGCTCGGTGCTGACGAGCTCGGTGCTGACGGGCTCGGTGCCCACGGGCTGGGGGAGCTCATCCTTACGCGCTCGGTCTCAGGCGAGGGGCGCAGCCGCGCCATCGTCGGGGGTCGGAGTGCGCCGGTGGGTGTGCTGAGCGAGCTCGGTGAGCGGTTGGTGGTGGTGCATGGTCAATCCGACCAGCTGAGGCTCCGATCATCCACTCAACAGCGCCTTGCGCTCGATCGCTTTGCCGGAACAGAGTTCCGCGCACTGCTGGAGAAGTACGAATCGGAGTTCCGGGGCTGGCAGGAGCTCAGGCGGGAACGAGACGAACTCGTCTCGCAGCGGGAGGATCGCCTGCGCGAAGCCGACGCACTGCGCACAGCCGTCGCCGAGATCGAGCTCGTGGGCCCCGAGAGCGGCGAAGACGTCGCCCTCGCCGAACGGGCGAGCAGGCTCACGAATCTCGAAGACCTGAGGGTCGCTGCTGCCGGGGCGCGCGAAGCAGTCTCGAGCGACGAGCTCGACGGCAGGCCCGATACGGTGACCCTGCTCGATTCAGCCCTGCGCCAGCTCGAGCGGGTGAGTGCGCACGACGGTGCTCTCGAGCCCATCGTGGAATCCCTGGCGAGCGCGTCGTTCCTGGTCGCCGAGATCTCGACGCAGCTCTCGAGCTATCTTGCGGAACTGGACACAGACGGTGGGGCCGAGCTCGACGATGTGCAGGAGCGACGTGCCGAACTCTCGGTGCTGGCGCGAAAGTACGGCCCCTCGCTCGATGACGTCATCGGATTCTTCGCTTCGGCGGGGCCGCGGCTGCTCGAACTCGACAACGACTCCGATCGCATCGACGCACTCTCGGCCGCCGTCGCCGAGGCCGAGTCTGTGGTGCTCGAGCTGGCAGCCGAGCTGACGGTCGAGCGGGTTCGCGCCGCAGAGCAGCTCAGCACGCTCGTCTCTGGTGAGCTCGCAGCGCTCGCGATGGGCGGGTCCCAGCTGATGGTCGAGGTCACCCAAGGGGTCGAACCGACTCCATCGGGCCGCGACACCATAGCCTTCCTTCTCGCCTCTCATGAGGGCGCTGAGCCCCGGCCACTCGGCAAGGGCGCCTCCGGTGGGGAGCTTTCACGCATCATGCTCGCCATCGAGGTGGTTCTCGCCGCGACCGACCCGGTACCGACGTTCGTGTTCGACGAGGTCGACGCCGGGGTGGGCGGAGCATCGGCGATCGAGATCGGCCGGCGCCTTGCCCGGTTGGCTGTCGGCTCCCAGGTCATCGTCGTCACGCATCTGGCGCAGGTCGCCGCCTTCGCGACAAACCACCTGTCTGTGGTGAAAGACAGCGATGGTGCTGTGACCGAGAGCAGCGTTCAGCAACTCCAGGGTGAAGAACGCGTGGCCGAGATGGCCAGGTTGCTCTCCGGGCTGCCCGATTCCGAGAGCGGGCTGGCCCATGCCAGGGAGCTGATCGAGCTCGCGGCCGAGTCGAGGCGGCAGTGGCGGTCATAG